In the genome of Gloeotrichia echinulata CP02, one region contains:
- a CDS encoding glycosyltransferase family 2 protein gives MNNLPTTSIAIPTYNESTNIERVIKDLLATGYQNLIEIIVADGGSTDNTQDIVKRLSTEDSRIKLIHNPLKIQSAGLNLILQECKGEIFLRADAHSDYAPDYIERCVEALLESNALNVGGAQRFAAKTPFQAGIALSSKSILGSGGAKYRDPNYDGYAETVYLGCFWKKALLAVSGYSIEATPNEDAELNLKLKEYTLENAININQDDELKQKLVNQNYQPIYISSKIHVWYYPRKTWQSLWIQYFKYGGSRYRTTTKHSIKSQIRGIIPFLVISLTILMLLLDLLFPSLGLPIKTLVLLGLLLPFVESWRITWKFRKTFREEIWRGDEDKIPSFLSRWFFCGVALLTMPIAHSSGYAYQLFRHRVLRISGW, from the coding sequence ATGAATAATTTACCTACAACTTCTATCGCCATTCCCACATACAACGAATCAACTAACATAGAACGAGTAATCAAAGATTTATTGGCAACAGGATATCAGAATTTAATTGAAATCATAGTCGCTGATGGCGGGAGTACGGATAATACTCAAGATATAGTAAAAAGATTATCTACAGAAGATTCCCGAATCAAACTCATACACAACCCGTTAAAAATTCAATCTGCTGGTCTTAATTTAATTCTACAAGAATGTAAAGGAGAAATTTTTCTCCGAGCCGATGCTCACTCAGATTACGCGCCTGACTATATAGAAAGATGTGTAGAAGCATTACTAGAATCCAATGCTCTTAATGTTGGCGGAGCGCAACGTTTTGCAGCCAAAACGCCATTTCAAGCAGGAATAGCTTTAAGTTCCAAGAGCATTTTAGGTAGTGGTGGCGCAAAATATAGAGATCCAAATTATGACGGTTATGCTGAAACTGTTTATTTAGGGTGTTTTTGGAAAAAGGCTTTACTAGCAGTATCTGGTTATTCTATTGAAGCAACTCCCAATGAAGATGCTGAATTGAACTTAAAATTGAAAGAATATACATTAGAAAATGCAATAAATATTAATCAAGATGACGAATTAAAGCAAAAATTAGTTAATCAAAATTATCAACCAATTTATATTAGTTCCAAAATTCATGTTTGGTACTATCCCAGAAAGACTTGGCAATCTTTGTGGATTCAATATTTCAAATACGGTGGTAGTCGCTACAGAACAACTACTAAGCACTCAATTAAGTCGCAGATTAGAGGTATAATACCATTTCTCGTAATATCTCTGACAATTTTAATGTTGCTTCTTGATTTGTTATTTCCTAGTCTAGGACTACCCATTAAAACATTAGTTTTGTTGGGTCTCTTATTACCATTTGTGGAAAGCTGGCGAATCACCTGGAAGTTCCGTAAAACCTTTAGGGAAGAAATTTGGCGAGGCGATGAAGATAAAATTCCCTCATTTCTGAGTCGCTGGTTTTTCTGCGGAGTCGCCTTATTAACAATGCCAATTGCTCACTCTTCCGGTTACGCCTATCAGTTATTCAGGCATAGAGTTTTAAGAATCAGTGGTTGGTAG
- a CDS encoding type II toxin-antitoxin system Phd/YefM family antitoxin: protein MESVNIHQAKTNLSRLLSRVEMGEEIIISNRGVPIAKLVPFRPGGNRRHSLGQDRGRFVVPEDFNAPLPEEILAAFEGGD from the coding sequence ATGGAAAGTGTAAATATCCATCAAGCTAAAACCAATCTCTCGCGGCTGTTGTCGCGTGTAGAAATGGGAGAAGAAATCATTATTTCTAATCGCGGCGTTCCGATTGCAAAGTTAGTACCGTTTCGTCCTGGTGGTAATCGACGCCATAGTTTAGGGCAGGATCGAGGACGTTTTGTAGTACCAGAAGATTTTAATGCCCCCTTACCAGAAGAGATTTTGGCAGCATTTGAGGGTGGTGATTAA
- a CDS encoding HNH endonuclease: MVINNFVRLNVRKRAKYLCEYCHSPERSNATPFTIDHIIPQSLGGTDDLNNLALACHRCNQRRYNFTNGIDPETQTEVPLFNPRNQNWSEHFIWTKNGLNIIGTTPIGRATCSRFDFNDQDHDDGFILNSRQLWLTAGWHPPIDDIRQ, from the coding sequence GTGGTTATCAACAATTTTGTTCGCTTAAACGTCCGTAAAAGGGCAAAATACTTGTGTGAATATTGTCACTCGCCAGAACGCTCAAATGCAACACCCTTTACCATTGATCACATTATTCCTCAATCTTTAGGAGGAACAGACGATCTCAATAATTTGGCTTTAGCTTGTCATCGTTGTAATCAAAGACGGTATAATTTTACAAATGGGATTGATCCAGAAACACAAACAGAAGTTCCATTATTTAATCCGAGAAATCAAAATTGGTCAGAGCATTTTATCTGGACAAAAAATGGGTTAAACATCATTGGAACAACTCCTATAGGTCGTGCAACTTGCAGTCGTTTTGATTTTAATGATCAAGACCATGATGATGGATTTATTCTAAATTCCCGTCAACTTTGGTTAACAGCAGGTTGGCATCCACCTATTGATGATATACGTCAATAG
- a CDS encoding cytosolic protein codes for MTNPQTEFDSPWKDILQLYFEEFMLFFFPEAHAEIDWSRPPEFLDKELQQVIRDAELGKRVVDKLVKIYRRSGEESWILVHIEVQAQEESNFPRRMYNCHYRIFDIYNRSVVSIAVLGDEAINWRPNRFSYDLFGCRLDFQFPIVKLLDYQQRQSQLLASRNPFATVVMAHLAALATRNNRLERKQQKLALVRRLYEQGLERENIINLFQFIDWMLTLPSELEKDFWQEFREYEEARTMRYVTSVERIGIEQGIEQGIQQSQNQLRQGLIKGISLGLKLKFGESGQSLLPEIESIGDVNLLSAILEAIETANTTEELRQIYQSANE; via the coding sequence ATGACCAACCCTCAAACAGAATTTGATTCACCTTGGAAAGACATTTTACAACTGTATTTTGAAGAATTCATGTTATTCTTTTTCCCGGAAGCACATGCAGAAATTGACTGGAGCCGACCACCGGAGTTTTTAGATAAGGAGTTACAGCAAGTCATTCGCGATGCGGAACTGGGAAAGCGAGTGGTTGATAAGTTGGTGAAAATCTATCGCCGTTCTGGTGAAGAATCTTGGATTTTGGTGCATATAGAGGTGCAAGCCCAGGAAGAATCTAATTTCCCTCGGCGGATGTATAATTGTCACTACCGGATATTTGATATATACAATCGCTCGGTAGTGTCGATAGCAGTGTTAGGAGATGAGGCAATTAACTGGCGACCAAATCGGTTTAGTTATGATTTGTTTGGTTGTCGGCTGGATTTTCAGTTTCCGATAGTGAAGTTGTTAGACTATCAGCAAAGACAATCGCAATTGCTGGCAAGTCGTAACCCATTTGCTACAGTAGTAATGGCACATTTGGCAGCATTAGCAACGCGGAATAATCGCCTAGAACGTAAGCAGCAAAAGTTGGCTTTGGTGAGAAGGTTGTATGAGCAAGGGCTGGAGAGAGAAAATATTATTAACTTATTCCAATTTATTGATTGGATGTTGACGTTACCATCGGAGTTAGAGAAGGATTTTTGGCAAGAATTTCGTGAATATGAGGAGGCTAGAACTATGCGCTATGTTACCAGTGTTGAGCGGATTGGGATTGAACAAGGGATTGAACAAGGGATTCAACAAAGTCAAAATCAGCTACGACAAGGATTAATTAAGGGTATATCCTTGGGATTAAAACTCAAATTTGGTGAATCGGGTCAAAGTTTGTTACCGGAAATTGAATCGATTGGGGATGTTAATTTGTTGTCAGCAATTTTAGAGGCGATAGAAACTGCGAATACGACCGAAGAGTTGCGACAAATTTATCAGTCAGCAAATGAGTAA
- a CDS encoding DUF5615 family PIN-like protein, with translation MTIALYMDEHVRRAITIGLRLRNVDILTVQEDGRAGTPDPILLDRATELGRVIFSQDQDFLIEANRRQAEGIAFLGVIYASQLSVSIGDCIRELEIIAKASEQEDLANLVLYLPL, from the coding sequence GTGACTATTGCTTTATACATGGATGAGCATGTACGTAGAGCAATTACAATTGGATTGCGTCTGCGAAATGTTGATATTTTAACTGTGCAAGAAGATGGACGTGCTGGGACACCAGATCCAATTTTACTTGACCGAGCAACAGAACTTGGGCGCGTCATTTTTTCACAAGACCAGGATTTTTTAATTGAAGCTAATCGCCGTCAAGCTGAAGGAATTGCTTTTTTAGGTGTTATTTATGCTTCTCAATTATCTGTCTCTATTGGTGATTGTATCAGGGAATTAGAAATAATTGCTAAAGCAAGCGAACAGGAAGATTTAGCGAATTTAGTTTTATATTTGCCTTTGTAA
- a CDS encoding DUF433 domain-containing protein gives MNLTTTEYKYVEINDHQVPIIAGTTMKVIELVTGYLAHGWSPEELHFQHPYLTMSQIHSALAYYWDHQEELDTDIEQREKYAEQLRQQAGESAVAKKLRAQGLI, from the coding sequence ATGAACCTGACAACCACCGAATATAAATATGTAGAAATAAATGATCACCAAGTGCCGATCATTGCGGGAACTACAATGAAAGTCATTGAATTAGTTACAGGTTATCTGGCTCACGGTTGGAGTCCTGAAGAACTTCACTTTCAACACCCCTACTTAACCATGAGCCAAATTCATTCAGCCTTAGCTTATTACTGGGATCATCAAGAAGAATTAGATACGGATATAGAACAGCGAGAAAAATATGCTGAACAATTAAGACAGCAAGCTGGGGAATCTGCTGTCGCTAAAAAACTTCGCGCTCAGGGTTTAATCTAG
- a CDS encoding cytosolic protein translates to MTNPQTEFDSPWKDILQLYFEEFMLFFFPEAHAEIDWSRPPEFLDKELQQVIRDAELGKRVVDKLVKIYRRSGEESWILVHVEVQAQEESNFPRRMYNCHYRIFDIYNRSVVSIAVLGDEAINWRPNRFSYDLFGCRLDFQFPIVKLLDYQQRQSQLLASRNPFATVVMAHLAALATRNNRLERKQQKLALVRRLYEQGLERENIINLFQFIDWMLTLPSELEKDFWQDFREYEEARTMRYVTSVERIGIEQGIQQGIQQGIQQSQNQLRQGLIKGISLGLKLKFGESGQSLLPEIESIGDVNLLSAILEAIETANTTEELRQIYQSANE, encoded by the coding sequence ATGACCAATCCTCAAACAGAATTTGATTCACCTTGGAAAGACATTTTACAACTGTATTTTGAAGAATTCATGTTATTCTTTTTCCCGGAAGCACATGCAGAAATTGACTGGAGCCGACCACCGGAGTTTTTAGATAAGGAGTTACAGCAAGTCATTCGCGATGCGGAACTGGGAAAGCGAGTGGTTGATAAATTGGTGAAAATCTATCGCCGTTCTGGTGAAGAATCTTGGATTTTGGTGCATGTAGAGGTGCAAGCCCAGGAAGAATCTAATTTCCCTCGGCGGATGTATAATTGTCACTACCGGATATTTGATATATACAATCGCTCGGTAGTGTCGATAGCAGTGTTAGGAGATGAGGCAATTAACTGGCGACCAAATCGGTTTAGTTATGATTTGTTTGGTTGTCGGCTGGATTTTCAGTTTCCGATTGTGAAGTTGTTAGACTATCAGCAAAGACAATCGCAATTGCTGGCAAGTCGTAACCCATTTGCTACAGTAGTAATGGCACATTTGGCAGCATTAGCAACGCGGAATAATCGCCTAGAACGTAAGCAGCAAAAGTTGGCTTTGGTGAGAAGGTTGTATGAGCAAGGGCTGGAGAGAGAAAATATTATTAACTTATTCCAATTTATTGATTGGATGTTGACGTTACCATCGGAGTTAGAGAAGGATTTTTGGCAAGATTTTCGTGAATATGAAGAGGCTAGAACTATGCGCTATGTTACCAGTGTTGAGCGGATTGGGATTGAACAAGGGATTCAACAAGGGATTCAACAAGGGATTCAACAAAGTCAAAATCAGCTACGACAAGGATTAATTAAGGGGATATCCTTGGGATTAAAACTCAAATTTGGTGAATCGGGTCAAAGTTTGTTACCGGAAATTGAATCGATTGGAGATGTTAATTTGTTGTCAGCAATTTTAGAGGCGATAGAAACTGCGAATACGACCGAAGAGTTGCGACAAATTTATCAGTCAGCAAATGAGTAA
- a CDS encoding PIN domain-containing protein produces MSKQYKIYLDACCFNRPFDDQTQSRIYLEAQAVMTILNQCQSATWKLINSSALIAELNQTPDLERLQNVKKLLDIAKIKVISSVFIENRAAQLQLLGFSSYDATHITSAERSQADVFLTTDDRLFKKAQRNSQLINVLINNPVQWLAEVIQAEESNDENPK; encoded by the coding sequence ATGAGTAAACAATATAAAATTTATCTTGATGCTTGTTGTTTTAATCGTCCGTTTGATGACCAGACGCAATCTCGTATTTATTTAGAAGCACAGGCAGTTATGACGATTCTGAATCAATGTCAATCAGCGACTTGGAAACTTATCAACAGCAGTGCTTTAATTGCGGAATTAAACCAAACACCTGATTTAGAGAGACTACAAAATGTCAAAAAATTACTCGACATTGCTAAAATAAAAGTTATTAGTAGTGTGTTTATTGAAAACAGAGCAGCCCAACTTCAACTCTTAGGATTTTCCAGCTATGATGCTACCCACATTACCAGCGCCGAGAGAAGTCAGGCTGATGTATTTCTCACAACAGATGACAGACTCTTCAAAAAAGCTCAAAGAAATTCTCAATTAATTAACGTATTGATCAATAATCCTGTTCAATGGCTGGCTGAAGTAATACAAGCTGAGGAAAGCAATGATGAAAACCCAAAATGA
- a CDS encoding PIN domain-containing protein, with product MERRVIADTSGIIAFLNRDDQYHGAAVEIVRNHNILIPVTVLPEVDYLATKYLGERVARAFLEDLAEGNFTYLSVDIEDLAQANLVMARYKDLPLGLVDASLVVLAERYHIQQILTLDRRHFGLIKTERIKYLELLP from the coding sequence GTGGAAAGAAGAGTAATAGCCGATACCAGCGGTATCATTGCTTTTTTAAACCGAGACGATCAATATCATGGTGCTGCTGTTGAAATTGTCAGAAATCATAATATTCTGATTCCAGTTACTGTCCTACCTGAAGTTGATTATCTAGCTACGAAATATCTGGGCGAAAGAGTTGCAAGAGCATTTCTAGAAGACCTTGCTGAAGGAAACTTTACTTATTTGTCTGTAGATATAGAAGACTTGGCTCAGGCAAATTTGGTTATGGCGCGTTACAAAGATTTACCATTAGGCTTAGTAGATGCCAGCTTAGTTGTTCTAGCCGAACGTTATCATATTCAACAAATTCTCACCTTAGATCGAAGACATTTTGGCTTGATTAAAACTGAGAGAATTAAATATTTAGAACTTTTACCCTAA
- a CDS encoding CopG family transcriptional regulator, whose product MKPTTIYLPEETEAHLQQLAIEIGRSPAELIHEAISNYLALQSRKLPKSVGMGSSKISDLAARSESLLWKEE is encoded by the coding sequence ATGAAACCAACTACAATTTATTTACCCGAAGAAACTGAAGCTCACCTGCAACAGTTAGCAATTGAAATTGGGCGATCGCCTGCTGAACTCATTCACGAGGCTATCTCAAATTACTTGGCTTTACAATCTCGAAAATTACCTAAATCTGTGGGTATGGGATCTAGTAAAATTTCAGATTTGGCTGCGAGAAGTGAGTCACTTCTGTGGAAAGAAGAGTAA
- a CDS encoding type II toxin-antitoxin system VapC family toxin → MTRQIICVDANFVVKLINNPSETSPYLKLWDNWEQNQTQIIAPTLLCYEVTNVFHRMQLSKQLLNTEAQESLNNALKLPIQFYSDQQLHQQAWNIAQQFNIPATYDAHYLALSQQFMADFYTGDKRLFNAVNFSLPWIHLVE, encoded by the coding sequence ATGACCCGACAAATTATTTGTGTGGATGCTAATTTCGTAGTTAAGTTAATCAACAATCCCTCAGAAACATCACCATATTTGAAATTGTGGGATAACTGGGAGCAAAACCAAACCCAGATTATTGCTCCCACCTTGTTATGTTACGAAGTTACAAATGTATTTCATCGAATGCAATTATCCAAGCAATTATTGAATACAGAAGCGCAGGAATCTCTCAACAATGCTCTAAAATTACCCATTCAATTTTACAGCGATCAGCAACTTCATCAACAAGCTTGGAATATTGCCCAACAATTTAACATCCCTGCTACGTATGATGCTCATTATTTAGCATTATCTCAGCAATTTATGGCAGATTTTTACACAGGTGATAAACGCCTGTTTAATGCGGTTAATTTTTCCTTACCTTGGATTCATTTAGTTGAATAA
- a CDS encoding SRPBCC family protein yields the protein MADWLEHSVQVEVEAPIDLVWSLWADLEQMPRWMKWIDSVKISPDDPEISLWKLSTGGLDFSWKSRILKVIPNQIIQWESIDGLPNQGAIRFYDRQSTSIVKLTVSYAIPGIIGKIMDNLFLGRAVESTIQADLERFREYALNIQK from the coding sequence ATGGCTGACTGGCTAGAGCATAGTGTGCAGGTTGAAGTTGAGGCTCCAATAGATTTAGTCTGGAGTTTGTGGGCTGATTTAGAGCAAATGCCTCGGTGGATGAAGTGGATTGATTCGGTGAAGATTTCGCCAGATGATCCAGAGATATCTCTTTGGAAGCTGAGTACAGGCGGACTGGATTTTAGTTGGAAATCCCGGATTCTCAAAGTCATTCCTAATCAGATTATCCAGTGGGAATCGATTGATGGGTTGCCAAATCAGGGAGCGATTCGCTTTTACGATCGCCAAAGTACTAGTATTGTCAAACTGACAGTTTCCTATGCTATCCCTGGTATTATTGGCAAAATTATGGATAACTTGTTTTTGGGACGGGCGGTGGAATCGACAATTCAAGCTGATTTGGAGCGATTTAGAGAATATGCTCTCAATATTCAAAAGTGA
- the zds gene encoding 9,9'-di-cis-zeta-carotene desaturase — MRVAIVGAGLAGLATAVDLADAGCEVEIFESRPFVGGKVASWVDGDGNHVEMGLHVFFGCYYQLFELMKKVGALDNLRLKEHTHTFVNIGGKIGALDFRFFTGAPFNGLKAFFTTSQLSTLDKLQNAIALGTSPIVRGLVDFEGAMKTIRNLDKISFADWFTRHGGSVGSIKRMWNPIAYALGFIDCENISARCMLTIFQFFAVRTEASILRMLEGSPHEYLHKPILEYLEARGTKVYTRRQVREIQFTESGAQTEVTGILVAQGDAVETITADAYVFACDVPGIQRILPQEWRKWSEFDNIYKLDAVPVATVQLRFDGWVTELEDGEKRKQLNQAVGLDNLLYTADADFSCFADLALTSPADYYRPGQGSLLQLVLTPGDPFIKQTNEAIAQHVLQQVHELFPSSRELNMTWYSVVKLAQSLYREAPGMDVYRPNQKTPVPNFFLAGSYTQQDYIDSMEGATISGRRAAKVILESVKK, encoded by the coding sequence ATGCGTGTCGCCATCGTAGGTGCGGGACTGGCTGGGCTAGCAACCGCTGTAGATTTAGCAGATGCTGGCTGTGAAGTAGAAATTTTTGAATCTCGTCCGTTTGTGGGTGGTAAAGTCGCCAGCTGGGTTGATGGCGATGGTAACCATGTGGAAATGGGACTACATGTGTTTTTTGGCTGCTATTACCAACTGTTCGAGTTAATGAAGAAAGTTGGGGCTTTAGACAATTTACGTCTCAAAGAACATACCCACACCTTTGTCAACATTGGTGGAAAGATAGGTGCTTTAGATTTTCGCTTCTTTACAGGTGCGCCATTTAATGGGTTAAAAGCATTTTTTACCACTTCCCAACTTTCGACGCTGGATAAATTACAAAATGCGATCGCCTTGGGAACTAGCCCGATAGTTCGTGGGTTGGTAGACTTTGAAGGGGCAATGAAAACCATCCGCAATTTAGATAAAATCAGCTTTGCTGACTGGTTTACTCGTCATGGCGGAAGTGTTGGTAGCATCAAACGCATGTGGAATCCCATCGCCTACGCCCTGGGATTTATTGATTGCGAAAATATTTCTGCCCGTTGCATGTTGACAATTTTCCAGTTTTTTGCAGTCAGAACCGAAGCCTCAATACTGCGGATGCTGGAAGGTTCTCCCCATGAGTACCTGCACAAGCCCATCTTGGAATACCTGGAAGCCAGAGGCACCAAAGTTTATACTCGTCGCCAGGTGCGGGAAATTCAGTTTACAGAATCAGGGGCACAAACCGAAGTTACTGGCATTTTAGTTGCCCAAGGAGATGCTGTAGAAACCATTACTGCAGACGCCTACGTCTTCGCCTGTGATGTCCCAGGAATCCAGCGCATTTTACCCCAAGAGTGGCGCAAATGGTCAGAATTTGACAACATTTACAAACTCGATGCCGTGCCGGTCGCCACAGTCCAGCTGCGGTTTGATGGTTGGGTGACAGAATTAGAAGATGGGGAGAAACGAAAACAGCTAAATCAGGCAGTGGGACTGGATAATTTGCTATATACTGCTGATGCTGATTTTTCTTGTTTTGCTGATTTGGCGTTGACTAGCCCTGCTGATTATTATCGCCCAGGGCAAGGGTCATTATTGCAGCTGGTGCTAACACCAGGAGATCCGTTTATTAAACAAACTAATGAAGCGATCGCCCAGCATGTTCTCCAGCAAGTGCATGAACTGTTCCCCTCGTCAAGAGAATTAAATATGACTTGGTACAGTGTGGTGAAACTGGCTCAGTCCCTTTATCGGGAAGCACCGGGAATGGATGTTTACCGTCCCAACCAAAAGACGCCTGTGCCTAACTTCTTTTTGGCGGGTAGTTATACTCAGCAGGATTATATCGACAGTATGGAGGGAGCGACCATTTCTGGACGGCGTGCGGCTAAAGTAATTTTGGAAAGTGTGAAGAAATAG
- a CDS encoding ribbon-helix-helix protein, CopG family, with amino-acid sequence MTNKKWAVKRITVNLAAQEAEKLEKYCQQTGRPATDIIRELIRGLPIAEDVKETSS; translated from the coding sequence ATGACAAATAAAAAATGGGCGGTAAAACGTATAACTGTCAACCTCGCAGCGCAGGAAGCAGAAAAACTTGAAAAATATTGTCAACAGACAGGTAGACCTGCGACCGATATAATTCGAGAACTAATTAGAGGTTTACCCATCGCTGAAGATGTCAAGGAAACAAGCAGTTAG
- a CDS encoding iron-sulfur cluster assembly accessory protein: MTQATQSQQRGILLSEAALRHVKFLRDKQGSDFCLRVGVRQGGCSGMSYMMDFEDLGKITHQDEIFDYEGFKIVSDRKSLLYLYGLMLDYSDAMIGGGFQFTNPNANQTCGCGKSFGV, encoded by the coding sequence ATGACACAAGCAACTCAGTCTCAACAGAGGGGAATCCTCTTGAGTGAAGCCGCATTACGCCATGTAAAATTCCTGCGGGACAAGCAAGGCTCAGATTTCTGCTTACGGGTAGGAGTCCGACAAGGTGGCTGCTCTGGGATGTCTTACATGATGGACTTTGAAGACCTTGGTAAGATCACTCATCAGGATGAAATTTTTGATTATGAAGGCTTTAAGATTGTCAGCGATCGCAAAAGTCTATTATACCTCTATGGTTTAATGCTTGATTATAGTGATGCCATGATTGGCGGCGGTTTTCAATTCACTAACCCCAACGCCAATCAAACCTGCGGTTGCGGTAAGTCATTTGGGGTGTAA
- a CDS encoding TIGR01777 family oxidoreductase, translating to MKVAITGATGFVGSRLVARLHKEGHKVLVFTRSTDFAQKVFPSQTFPNVEIVAYTPTVSGAWQNAIALCDSVVHLAGEPIAEERWTPEQQQKILNSRKLGTQKIVEAIANANPKPTVLVNASAIGYYGTSETATFDETSLSGNDFLAQVCLAWEAEATKVKDAGVRLVILRLGIVLGLGGALGKMITPFKLFAGGPLGSGRQWFSWIHLDDVVSLILQALTKPETQGVYNATAPHPVRMTDLCQALGLVLNRPSWLPVPAFALEALLGDGAIVVLEGQQVLPKRTVAAGFEYQYPDLQSALKQILT from the coding sequence ATGAAAGTCGCAATTACTGGAGCCACAGGATTTGTGGGTAGTCGTCTAGTCGCACGACTCCACAAGGAAGGTCATAAAGTGCTGGTGTTCACACGTAGCACTGATTTCGCTCAAAAGGTTTTTCCCTCTCAAACCTTCCCGAATGTAGAAATTGTTGCCTATACCCCTACTGTATCCGGTGCTTGGCAAAATGCGATCGCTCTTTGTGATAGTGTCGTTCATCTCGCCGGAGAACCCATCGCCGAGGAACGCTGGACGCCAGAACAACAGCAAAAAATCCTCAATAGCCGTAAACTAGGTACACAAAAAATAGTCGAAGCCATAGCCAACGCTAACCCTAAACCAACTGTGTTAGTCAACGCTTCAGCTATCGGCTACTATGGCACCAGTGAAACTGCTACCTTTGACGAAACTAGTTTATCTGGCAATGATTTTCTCGCTCAAGTATGCCTTGCTTGGGAAGCAGAGGCGACAAAGGTTAAGGATGCTGGTGTGCGCCTGGTAATCCTGCGTTTGGGCATTGTCCTAGGTTTGGGTGGTGCTTTAGGCAAAATGATTACTCCTTTCAAACTCTTTGCTGGTGGACCACTTGGCAGCGGTAGGCAGTGGTTTTCTTGGATACATTTAGACGACGTAGTTAGCCTGATACTCCAAGCCTTAACTAAACCCGAAACACAAGGTGTATATAATGCTACTGCCCCTCATCCAGTCCGCATGACAGATTTATGCCAAGCTTTGGGTCTAGTACTGAATCGCCCTTCCTGGTTACCCGTTCCAGCTTTTGCCCTCGAAGCCCTCTTGGGAGATGGGGCGATAGTAGTTTTAGAAGGTCAACAAGTCCTCCCTAAGCGCACCGTGGCTGCTGGCTTTGAGTACCAATACCCTGATTTGCAATCAGCACTTAAACAAATTTTAACCTGA
- a CDS encoding FHA domain-containing protein, whose protein sequence is MAKNYNKQILINHSASDFSKDAPMPADTNENHLLILEDDQGRKEFSLDQAVYSIGRDRDCNIRLMSQFVSRRHATLVRLPREHNGNSYYYRIVDGDAKGKPSSNGLMINGRKMPAYDLKNEDEIVFGPQVRAIYYLLKNIERCGQTDASEYDITLINPGMTEDLEE, encoded by the coding sequence ATGGCAAAAAACTATAATAAACAAATTTTGATCAATCACAGTGCCAGCGATTTTAGCAAAGACGCACCAATGCCAGCAGACACTAATGAAAACCATCTACTAATTCTTGAAGACGATCAAGGTCGTAAGGAATTTTCTCTCGATCAAGCCGTTTATTCTATTGGTAGAGACCGAGACTGCAATATCCGTTTGATGTCACAGTTTGTCTCCCGCCGCCATGCCACATTAGTTAGATTACCACGAGAACACAATGGTAATAGCTATTATTACCGAATTGTGGATGGTGATGCCAAAGGCAAGCCTAGTTCCAATGGTCTGATGATTAATGGACGCAAGATGCCAGCCTACGACCTCAAAAATGAAGACGAGATCGTTTTTGGTCCGCAGGTACGTGCTATTTATTACCTACTGAAAAACATTGAACGTTGTGGACAAACGGATGCAAGCGAGTATGATATTACACTAATAAACCCAGGTATGACTGAAGATCTTGAGGAATAA